The Pseudomonas sp. LFM046 region CCCCACCGGTCCGATGCAAACCTGATAACCGAAGTCGCGGCGTGCCTCGGTGGTAATTTTTTTGGCGAGATTGGATAGATGGGCGTCAGCAAAAAATACCCCGAAGCTGACACCCTGGCACTCTTCGAGGATGCCGGAGGGCAGGCCTGCGCCTGGCTTGTACCCATAATCATCGTTGACCAACGCTCTGGGGTGCCAAACTCCAAGACAGGCTTGGGCGATCACCTCACGCACATCGGCCGCTGAGACCTCACTTCTCAGGACAAGCTTGTAGGCTAGGACCGCATGACAAAAGGCGTCGATGATCGACAATAGCCAGATCCGGTCTATCACGACCCATTGATAAACTCCCGGCGCTTCTTCGACTCGCAGCGCAAAGAAGGCGTCGATGCTGTGGCCATCCAGTTGTGCGCAGTCGAACGGGCGCTTCGCCTTGATGAAACGTCGATGGCCGGTGCCCGTCGCTAGATGCGCCACGGCAACTTCATCACCGTGGGCATGGATGTATTGGGCCGCGAACCTTTCCCGCAGCTCTTTTAGGTATTTGCGGATGCTCGTCCGGCCTTTGTGCTTGGTATTAAACGGCCAAGCCGGGTAAACAATGCCTGCCTTATCCAGCAGTCGATAAAAGGTGGAGACTAAGAAACTCATTCCTCCGCGTTCGTCGTTTAATACCGCGCCCGGCGTACGAAGGAGGTCGATCATGGCCGCTTCAATGTCGGTGTGCTCAGACAAGAACAGGTTGAGCACGCCGGTCAGGCCCCCCTGCTGCTCACTGCGTTTCATGCCAATGGGCTTGCGTCGCTCATAGGGAACAACCCGGGCGTTCGCCAACAACGCCCGCTCGCCAAGATAATGTCCCTCATCATCCATGGTGCAGAAGCGCTGCGCATTCCGGTTGACCTCGTTGGCCGCCATTCCGGTCCGCAGCCGGATCTCCTTCATTGACGCGCCGGCTATGTACAGTGATACGGCGAGCCGTTTGCGGGCGAACTCCGGCCATTCCGCGAGTGGTACCGTCGCTGGCTCAACACGCGGATAGTCACCGTCTCGGACGGCCTGCGGGACAGCTGTACGCTTCATGAGGAGACCCTCAGCCACCATGTTGTCTGTCGCGCGGGGGTGGAGTCTTCAATCTCAAGCGCCACGTGTCCTTCAATGGTGAGGCGCACCAGGGCACAAATCAGGTGGGTGGGCGCCAGCATGGGATAGGCCTGTAGCAACCCGCCGAATGTCCCCGCCCGCTCCTCATTCACGTAGTCGCGGACGGTCACCGTCACGTGATCCACCAAGGGCTGGGTACGCCCAACCGCGATGAAATGCATAAGGCGGAGACGGGGCAGCAGCTCATAGTAACGGGCAACTCGCGTGGACTCATCGAACAAGCGATACAACATCCCGTTATTCGCGGCTAATTCGTGCTGTATTTTGATCTGTTCGCTGGCATTGACTTCGTCTACATGTCCGGCTTTGACTTCATGCCACTCCGACACGCCGTCAGCGTTTCTGGCCACAACATCGGGCCGAGTCCGACGACCGCCGCGTAAGTCACCATACAACTCGTTCGCCGTTGGGATCCAAAAATCAACGACTTGGGGATCAAACTCGATATTTAGCAGCCAATGCGCCAATTCATGGTTGCTTTCCAGAATGAGGTCAGACCGAATCTTATGGCTGTAGACCAGCCACAAATAGCTGCGGGTTGATCGCCGGCTGCGAATCCTTGCTAGCAAAGCATTCGCTGGAGTTTTATTAGGCATAGCCGCCCCCTCAATGACTTGAGTCGTGGGGGTGACTTGCCGGCCCCTCACGTGAATTCCCTTTAATTGGGGGTGCAGCACCAAGATATAATTATAGTCGTCGATATTTAGAGTTGACTGGCAAAAAAAATTAAACCTTAGATTCTTTATGCGCTCCGGGCATAAGTACACGATACCCTACCGAGAAGCAACGCGCCCTGACGGCAGAAACTGCATGGAAAAGGATAAGGTTAAACCCAGCAGCGGTGGCCTATCTTCCAGGCAAGCAGCTCAGCGCCGCTGCGCCTTGCGCCACTACATTGAATGGCAAGAACGCGATTTACCGTCGCTGCCCTACGAAGTTTGTCTCTACCTCGCGCACCGATATAGCTGCGGTAAAGGAGGGATAAATTTAACGCTTGCCGCGCTCAGTGCTTGGCACACGCAGAACGGTTTTCCTGATCCTACCCAATGCCCGTCAGTGGTCCGACTCGCGCATCACATCAATCGCTGCCTGTCCCCGAGATTCCATCCCACACTGCAACCGCCGCCTTCAATACTGGATGTGATGCTACTAGCCGAAGCACATAAACGCTGTTTATGCGCTGAGACGTCGCCAGACGGCAAGGCACGTGAAGATTTGGCACCACCAAAACCTCCCTCCGAACTTATTATTTACCGCAATAAAGCAATTTTGCTCATAGGGTTTTGGTTCGGGTTGACTACCGCAGAGGTGTGCGAGCTAAAGAGGAGTGATATCAAAATAACAAAAAACTCTCTCGAAATTACCACTAATCGTATCACTGAAGGCCGAGCGAGATACTCCTACCGTATTGGCCGCCTCCCGATTCTTTGCCCTGTCGCGGCGTTAGAAGAGTGGCTGAATTATCCAGGCAGCTCGAGCGACCATCTCTTCCCTCGGGCGAGCCGGAAAGTCTTGCCTGGCCAGGTGAGTTCTCGCGGCGTGCTCGTTTTCTTTAACAAATTAATGGCTGCGCAAAATAGACCGACACTCAACAAGCGATCGCTTCGCTACAGCCTCTACTTCTTCCTAATGGAAATCGGGTGGTCTCGCAGAAAGATATTGAAACATGTGCCATTTTATAGGGGGAATGCATCGAGGAAACGCCTTGCCAAGACATCTCGAGACACTTCCAGCCATCGAATCCCGCCAGTCATAGCAACCCAGGTTTTGTCAGCCATAACCTTGGCATTCGAGAAAAGCCGATACCAACCGGCTTAGAATCCATCGAAATAAAAATATATGGAATCGTCTATCTCTTAATGCTCGTTTGTGAATCTTTAGTTTCCGAGAAAAGAGAAAGGTCTCACAGGGTCGAGTTTTTGCGAACAAACTCTTTGAAAATCCTGTGGCGTAGCAACGGAGGGACTTGATTCTTAGAGAGTTTTTGGCGTTGGCTTGTTCAGCATGTTAGTTCTGAGGGCTGAACTAAAAGTGGAAAAACCGAGCAAGTAAAACTGGAAACAGCCCTGCCCGCCGACAACACCCAGATTTACTTCCCCACTCATGCCGGCTGTGCGCGAGCTTGAATCTAAGATGCTCGGCGAGTTGCTGACCCGCTACCCGAATGGAAAAACTGCGATAAGGCACCGGCTGACATATCAGGTATGCCGAAAAGCAATGGGCGCGAGCCAAGATAGCTTTGCTCGCCCCGGCTAATTTGGGGAGGTTTGCGCGAGAAACCAGGGACAGGCAGGAGCCTTTTGAGCGCCTGCACTGCTCCTGGCCGACCGGACAGCCTGTGTTGCTACCCAGTCTTAGACGTTACCCGCAAGCTACCTGAGGCTTTGACAGAACCGACGGATTGCCTCGCAAGCCTGCTTCAGGGAATTGTCATCCAGCGCATAGGCAATGCGGATGTAACCCGCCAGCCCAAAGGCGCTGCCGGGCACCACCGCCACATTGGCCTCATCCAGCAGTGCGTGGGCCACGTCTTCATCGCTGAACAGTCCTCGCCCGCCGGCGGACACCTTTCCGACGAGCGCCGAGCAGTCGGTGAAGGCGTAGAAGGCACCAGCCGGCAAATCGCACTGCAGGCCGGGGGTGTCATTGAGCATGGCCACCATGAAGTCGCGGCGCCGCTGGAACACCGCGCGGCTTTCCTGGATGAAGTCCTTGGGACCACGCAGGGCCGCCAGCGCCGCGTGCTGAGAGATGGAGCAGGCACCGGAAGTCTGCTGCCCCTGAAGCTTCTCCATGGCTTCCAGCAGCCAGCGTGGCCCGGTGGCGAAGCCGATCCGCCAGCCGGTCATGGCATAAGCTTTGGACACCCCGTTCATGGTCAGGGTGCGTTCGGCCAGGCGCGGTTCGACCTGAGCCAGGGTATGGAACTCGGCACCATCGAAGATCAGGTGCTCATAGATATCGTCGGAAAGAATCAGCACCTGCGGGTGATCCAGCAGCACATCCGCCAGGGCTCGCAGTTCTTCGCGACTGTACACCGCGCCGGTCGGGTTCGACGGCGAGTTCAGGATCAACCAGCGAGTATCCGGGCTGATCGCGCCCTCCAGCGCCTGCGGGGTCAACTTGAAGCCAGTGTTGGCACCACAGGTGACGATATGCGAACGGCCTCCGTAGAGCTGCACCATCTCTGGATAGCTCACCCAGTAAGGTGCAGGGATGATCACTTCGTCCCCCTCATTGAGGGTGGCGGCCAGTGCGTTGTAGATCACCTGCTTGCCACCGCTGCAAACCAAGGTGTCTTCCCACCCCACCGCGAGGCCGTTCTCGTCCCGATACTTCGCGGCGACTGCTTCGCGCAGGGCACGCAGGCCTGCGACCTGGGTGTAACGGGTGTGACCCGCCTCTATCGCGGCGACAGCGGCCTGGCGGATGTGCGCAGGCGTGTCGAAGTCGGGCTCTCCCGCGCACAAGGAGATGATGGTGGCACCTTCCGCGCGACGTGCGGCGACACGATCAATGATTCGATAAGTTGCTGAGGGCTGAGCAGCTGCAACGCGCCGATTAAGGCTCTGAAAGTCCCGGCTCACTAGCCCACCTCCGGACGTTTCAGTCCCATCAACTCGACGGTTGTGTTGCCTTCGCGCAGGGCCGCCATCATCCGCGACTCCTTCTCGGCACGGGCTTCGCCGTCAGCCAGGGTTCGTGCGACTTCGTCCTGGGGAATGATCACGATGCCGTCGTCATCGGCCACCACCAGATCTCCGACGGCGACCTGGGCACCATTGAAGGGAATGGGCTGACCAATGGAAGGGGCGGTGGCCTTGACGGTGCCTTTTACCGACACGCCGCGGGTATACACCGGAAAGCCCAGCTTCTCGATGGCCTGGATATCCCGCACGCCTCCATCGATGATCAGTCCCACTACGCCAGCCGCCTGGGCGGCGACAGTGAGCACTTCACCCCAGTAACCAGCGATGAAGTTGCCGGTGCTCACCACCAGCACACTACCCTTCGGTGCTCGCTCCAGCGCCAGGTGCAGACCCAGGTTGTCCCCCGGGGAACACTCCAGTGGATAGGCTGGTGCCGCGATGAACGCGCCGCGCCAGATGGGGCGAATGGCCGGGTCGACGGCAGTGGGCAGTCCCGAAGCCTCATACAGGGTGGAACTGCCGAGCACCTTGGCGCGCGCTGCAACTGCTTGAATATCGTAGGCACTCATTGGGACTTCCTCTGCAGGTCGTGGTAGCCAAGCGCATTTCGCGCTTCCTTGAGGGTCTTGCCGTGGGCGATCTGCTCGCGGATCTGCGCCTCGACCTGTTCGATCTGGCGGGCACATTCCGCGACAGCCCGGGCGCGCTCACGCGGCACGATCACTACGCCATTGGCATCAGCTACGACGATGTCACGAGCGCAGGCCCGGGCGCTGCCAATGCTTAATGGCTGGTTCACCGCCACCACTTCGACGCGATCCTTGCCGGTGCGCATGAAGCGCCCCTTGGTGAACAGTGGATAGCCCTCGCCCAACGCCTTATTCACATCACGGCAGACGCCATCGATAACGGTGCCGGCGATGCCGCGCGCCAGTGCGTACTGGGTCATGATGTCGCCCCAGACGGTGCAGTCGGTACGGCCGCCGTTAGCAATGACGACCACATCTCCCGGGGCCACGTCGTCGATGAAGTCGCCGACGGTACCGGGTGGAGTGCTGGCAGAAACGTACTGCACAGTGAAGGCCGGGCCCACGGTCACTTTCTGGTAGTCAGCCAGAGGTGCGATATCCAGGCACTGACCAGGCAGACCCAGCTTGTCCATGGCGTCGGAAACCGCTGGGGTATCCAGCCCTTCGAACAGGGCGACCAGATCCTTATCTTCGAGATTCATCAGTGCTGCTCCGCTTTGATGGCTTCGAACTGACTGTCGTGCATCACGCTCTCCACCGAGCGCCCTGCCCTCACCGCCTCCACCATGCCCGCCTGCCGACGGTCAATGCGCTCCGCGAGATCAAGCACCTGCTCGATCACCTCGGCAGGCACGAAAACGGTGCCGCACTCGTCGGCGATGACGTAGTCGTCTTCGTTCACCGCCACACCGGCCATGGTCACAGCACACCCGGAGTCCACCTGCACCAGTCGATTGCGCGCGCTGATCATGGTCACGCCGCGGCCATACACCGGGTAGCCGATGTCTTCGCTACCTTTGATGTCGCGGCTGAAGCCATCGATCACCGAGCCACGAATACCTTTCTGGCGAGCGGCATTGGCGAGGATGTCACCCCAGCTGGAAATACCTTCCACGCCGCCGGCGATGACCAGCACGCGGTCATCGGATTCGATGCTGGCCACGACCGGGGTGATGAGGTGCACGGTGGGGGCGGAATCCTGCTTGGGGGCGAGCTGCACTGTGCTGGCCCGGCCTACGATCTTCGGACAATTCCACAGCGGGCGCAGGCCGACCGTGGCGCCGGGCAGTCCGAGGAAGTCCAGCGCGTCCGACACCGTATTGGTGTCCAGGGCGGACAGTCGGCTCAGGAGAGGTGTGTTCATGGAAAGCGAACCTTGTTGTTTGGAGTCCCGAGTATCGGCAGTCAATTTCCATAGGTATATTACTAATCAAGTAAGGCTCCCATAGCCTCCACATATGGTAAAACCATGATCAACTTTCGCTTGGTTCGACACCTCTGGCTGTTCCTCGCGGTGGCCGAGGAGCAGAGTTTCAGTCGCGCAGCCAAGCGCCTGGGCATGTCTCAGCCACCGTTGACCGAGCAGATCCAGATCCTCGAGCACTCGTTGAAATTGCGATTGTTCGAACGATCTCGCCAAGGCGCAAAGCTCACGCCTGCCGGTGCCGCTATCCTCCCGGCCGTACGCAAGTTCGCCGATCAGTTGGAGCGCCTGGAGCTTGCCGTACTTGAAGCGGTGTCTGGCCAGGCCGGGGTGCTGACCATCGGTGCCATCACCAATGCGATGATCGACGTGCTACCGCCGCTGATTGACCGTTTCAAGGCCCAGCATCTGCAGATAACCGTCACCGTGCGGGAAATCGACAGTGCCGAGGCCATCCCCGCGCTGGAGGCCGGCGATATCGATCTGGCCTTCGCCCGACTGGAGGGGAATCTGGGCAAGGACATTCGCTCCATGCCCCTCACCGAAGACCGACTGGCCGTGGCGATCCCGCGGGAGCATCCGCTGGCGGCCCGCTCCCGCCTGACGCTGGCCAGCCTTTCGGATGAAGCCCTGGTGATGTCATCCCGGCAGGTCAGCCCGAACTACTTCGATTACCTGATCGGTGTATGCAAGGCTAATGGCCTCAACCCCAGGGTGCTTCACGAGGTGCGCTCAGTCTCGTCGCAGATCGCTTTCGTCAGCTGTGGCCAGGGTGTCGCCCTGGTTCCGGCCTCAATGAAGAAGCTGGCGCCCGAAAACGTGGTGCTGCGCCCGGTATCGCCCAGGCTGAGCATCGTTACCACCGCAGTCGTTTGGAACAGTGCCCGCTCCAATCCACTGGTGGATGCCCTGCTGGAACAGTTGCGAGGCAGCGTTCCAGGCTGATGATGCTGGAGAATTTTCCATACCTGAAACCTATGGAATCGTTACTTGATTAGGAATTTACAGAAGGATTCCCCGATCGGAGACTCGACGAACAACGCATCCAGAGCACCATCGCAAAGGTTCCAGGAGCCACCCACGTGACGACACAACAAGAGTTCGACCGATCCTTCGTGCCACTGACCCTCGACGGCGTCGATCTGCAGGTCGCAGCCTTGCACCGAGCGGGGGACAAGGCACCTATCCTGTTCCTCCACGGCTTCGGCTCCACCAAGGAGGACTACGCTGACATCGTGCGTTACGCCGCCTTCAATGGGCATCCGTTCCTTGCCTACGATGCACCTGGCTGCGGTGAAACCACCTGCTCGGACCTCGCGCGTATCGGCATCCCGCTCCTGGTGAAAACAGCGCTGGCGATGCTGGATCAATTCGGCATCCAGCGCTTCCACCTGGTCGGACACTCCATGGGAGGCCTCACCTCATTGATGCTGGCCCATCAGCACCCCGCGCGCGTCCTGAGCTTCGTCGATATCGAGGGCAATATCGCCCCAGAAGACTGCTTCCTCAGCCGTCAGATCCACGACTACGCCCAGGACGACGCCGAGCGCTTCTTCAATGATTTCATCGAGCGCACCCGCCATGCCCCGGCCTATGCCAGCGCGCTCTACGCCGCCAGCCTCCGCCACAAGGTTCGGGCAGGAGCGGTTCGCGGGATATTCGAATCCATGGTCGCGCTGTCGGACCATGGCGAGCTGATGGAAAAGTTCCTCGCCCTGCCCTGCCCTCGCATGTTCATGTATGGCGAGCAGAATGCCCATCTTTCCTACCTGGCCTACATCCAGAGCCAAGGCGTGCATCTCGCGGAAATCCGCAATTGCGGCCACTTCCCCATGTATTCCAATCCGACGGCGATGTGGGAGCGAATCGCCCATCTGCATCATCTCAGCCCTACGAGCTAATGACCTGAGGAGCGCTCTCGGCGCGCTCTTCTCCTAACCCTACGGATAACCACTGCGGTCGATCTGACGACTGCAGAGTTTCCGTGCGCCTATGAATGTGCATTACAACAATAACGAGGTAACTCCTATGCTCGAAGCCATCAATGACTTTATGTCAGGCAAGGTCCTCATAGTCCTCATCGTGGGCCTGGGCACCTACTTCACCATCAGTTCTCGCTTCGTCCAGTTCCGCCATTTCGGCCACATGTTCAGCGTGTTCAAGGAATCCATCCGTGGCCAGGCTGGCCAGCTGAGTTCCTTCCAGGCCCTGATGCTGAGTCTCGCCGGCCGCGTCGGCGCCGGGAACATCGCCGGTGTCGGCCTGGCCGTAACCCTCGGTGGTCCGGGCGCGGTGTTCTGGATGTGGGTCACTGCGCTGGTTGGCATGTCCAGCAGCTTCTTCGAGTGCACCCTGGCCCAGGTCTACAAGCGTGCCGATGGCGATGGCCTGTACCGTGGCGGCCCGGCCTACTACATCCAGCACGGCCTGAAACTGCGCTGGATGGCGCTGACCTTCGCCGTGCTGCTGCTGGTGACCTACGGCTTCGCCTTCAACGGCCTGCAAGCCTTCACCGTGACCCACTCCCTGGAAAACGCCTTCGGTCTGCCGGTGCAGTACACCGGTATCGGCCTGGCCGTGCTCCTGGGCCTGGTGTTCATCGGCGGCATCAAGCGCATCGCCTCGGTGTCCGACCTGCTGGTACCGGTCAAGACCCTGGCCTACATCGCCGTCACCTGCTACGTGATCATTTCCCAGATCGAGCTGGTGCCGGACATGCTGGTCACCATCGTGAAGAGCGCCTTCGGCCTTGAGCCGGCCTTCGCCGGCCTGCTGGGCAGCGCCATCGTGATGGGCGTGAAGCGCGGCGTGTTCGCCAACGAAGCGGGTCTGGGCAGCGCCCCGAACGTCGCCGCCGTGGCCGCCGTTAAGCACCCGGCCGCCCAGGGCGTGGTCCAGGCGTTCAGCGTGTTCCTCGACACCTTCGTGATCTGCACCTGCACCGCACTGCTGATCCTGCTGTCCGGCTTCTACACCCCGGGCTTCGAAGGCGACGGCATCGTGCTGACCCAGAACTCCCTGGCCGCCGTGGTCGGTGAGTGGGGCCGCGTGTTCATCAGCGTCGCGCTGAGCCTCTTCGTCTTCACCTGCATCCTCTACAACTACTACCTCGGCGAGAACGCCCTGAAGTTCCTCGCCGGCCGCAGCCGCACCGCCCTGCTCGGCTACCGTGGTCTGGTGCTGACTCTGATTTATTGGGGCTCGATGCAGAACCTCGGTACCGTGTTCGCCTTCGCCGACATCACCATGACCTGCCTGGCCTTCGTCAACCTGACGGCCTTGGCCATGCTGGTCAAGGTCGGCCTGCGAGTGATGCGCGACTATGACGAGCAGCGCAAGGCCGGCATGGACCAGCCGGTGTTCGACGTCTCGAAGTTCGCTGACCTAGACCTGGACCGCAACGCTTGGCCATCGCGAGCCACTGAAGAGAATGAGCTTCTCTCTGTAGCCCCAACGTCAATAAATCGCGCCTGAGAACTGGCTAACCATACCAGCCAACCGCTGCAGACATGTCGCTAAAAGCCTGGGCTCTAACCCAGGCTTTTGTGCTTCACAGGACTCCGATTACCTAGCGCAGAGCATATAAGACAGCAGAACCAACGGCCCAATTTGATGACCATTGGGACCAATGTGGTAGTCGTGGTGGTCAGTCCAATTGTGGGCGAAGCGGTTCGACACCAACTCCGGACCTCGCCGGTCTCCTCAGGGCGATGAAGTGTGGCACCGGGGGAACGAAACACCCCGAAATACACGTCTGCTTCTTGGCCGGAAGCTGCCAGTTGCGAGAGGCAGTTACTGGGACCTGAATGCGGAATCGCTAAACGCTGCAGGTAAAAAGCGACAGGAAAAGCTCAAGGACACGTTGTTCTGGGCCAGGACCATGAAACATTTTCAATGGCCCTGGATCCAGGGCCGGCAAGCAGGGGCAGACCAGAGCGAACCACAAGCCATGCGCCGCTTATACCTGGCCGGGGCCCATAGCAGGCGCTTCCTTGCGCCCACTACGACAGGAACGTCTTTAGAGGTTCGTGCTTTGCTTGGAAACCAGGCGACGGATCAACAGAAAGCTATCTGATCGCCAGAGCCCTTGTCGGGTGACCATGCCTCCCAAGGAGCTTCAAACCAGTCAGCGAGGCTTTCCGCTTCCTGCCACGCTGGAGCCAACCACTCATCCAGAGACACGTGGCTGGCAGCTCGACATCGTTGCTCCAGACCACAGCTCTGGTAGAAGCGATTGACCACATCGACCATGGCCTCTCGCTGGTCCTCGAACAGGATTGCGCCATGAACCAGCACCACCAGGCGATTATCTGCTGCACGCCGCCGCCAACGTTGCGCGGTTCCCACCAGCTTGCGGCGCCCCAGGGTCACGTTGAACCGACCGTCACAGAACGCGCCGGGAACCTCCCCGAGGCCAGGTAGCAGCCCCATACTGCTCAACCACTGGCGGATGGGTTCACACAGTCGCAGATAGGCAGCCTCCATCCGCGACTGTTCGTCGTCCTCCAGCGGCACGACGTAGGCCAAGGCCACATTGAGCACCGCAGGCGACTGCGGTACTGGTTCGCCACCGGTGTCTCGCAATGCTATAGGCCAGCCCAACGCGGCACAGCTGATGTCTGCCGCTATGAACCCAGGAAGCCGGCTCAGCCTGCGAGGCATGACCAAGGCGGAATCAGAGGGCCGCCATAACAACACGCCCCACTCTTCCTCGCCGGCGTGCACGCGGTCGAACAGCTGCCGCTCAGCTTCCAGGCCAGCCTCGACACTGACACGCCAGATCTGGCTCATGACAGTTCGCCTCCTTCGATTCGCTGGCACAGGTCATCGATGAAGTCCGCGGCAGGTGCGCCGTTGACAGCCCGGTGATCGAAGGTCAGCGACAGCCCCATGAAATCGCGCTCCACCAACGAACCATCGGTGTCCCGTTGTAGACGACGCTGGACGCCTCCTAGTCCGATGATGGCCACCTGGGGAACATTGAGAATGGGGGTGAAAAAACGCACCCGCGACAGCCCCAGGTTGGTCACGGTCACCGTGGCACCCGTTAGCTCCTTCACCGAGAGTTTTCCGGACAGTGCCTTGTCCACCAGGGCCCGGCGTGCCAGCGCCAGGCCCTCCGCATCCAGCTGATCGGCATCGAACAGTGCAGGCGCCACCAGGAGATCGTCCGGCAGCGGGATCGCAAACCCCAAATGCACCGAACCGTGCCGCGTGATCTGATTATCCGTCAGGGTTGCATTGAGTCCCGGATGGTCCTTCAGGGTTCGTACGATCTCGAACAGCAGCAGGTCCTGGAGCGACACCACGCTACCCGCAGCCTTCAGCTCCGCTCTTTTAGCCTGAAGGGCAGTCAGTTCGCACTCGGCATGGTGAGTGAGTTGTGCTGCGGTCTGCAGGCTCTCGCTCATCTTCGCAGCGATCATTTTTCGCATGCCTTTCAAGGGCACGGTGCTACCGGTACCGGCAGTTGGAGTCTGCATTTGCCCCATGGCTCACT contains the following coding sequences:
- a CDS encoding pyridoxal phosphate-dependent aminotransferase, whose amino-acid sequence is MSRDFQSLNRRVAAAQPSATYRIIDRVAARRAEGATIISLCAGEPDFDTPAHIRQAAVAAIEAGHTRYTQVAGLRALREAVAAKYRDENGLAVGWEDTLVCSGGKQVIYNALAATLNEGDEVIIPAPYWVSYPEMVQLYGGRSHIVTCGANTGFKLTPQALEGAISPDTRWLILNSPSNPTGAVYSREELRALADVLLDHPQVLILSDDIYEHLIFDGAEFHTLAQVEPRLAERTLTMNGVSKAYAMTGWRIGFATGPRWLLEAMEKLQGQQTSGACSISQHAALAALRGPKDFIQESRAVFQRRRDFMVAMLNDTPGLQCDLPAGAFYAFTDCSALVGKVSAGGRGLFSDEDVAHALLDEANVAVVPGSAFGLAGYIRIAYALDDNSLKQACEAIRRFCQSLR
- a CDS encoding dimethylmenaquinone methyltransferase; the encoded protein is MSAYDIQAVAARAKVLGSSTLYEASGLPTAVDPAIRPIWRGAFIAAPAYPLECSPGDNLGLHLALERAPKGSVLVVSTGNFIAGYWGEVLTVAAQAAGVVGLIIDGGVRDIQAIEKLGFPVYTRGVSVKGTVKATAPSIGQPIPFNGAQVAVGDLVVADDDGIVIIPQDEVARTLADGEARAEKESRMMAALREGNTTVELMGLKRPEVG
- a CDS encoding RraA family protein: MNLEDKDLVALFEGLDTPAVSDAMDKLGLPGQCLDIAPLADYQKVTVGPAFTVQYVSASTPPGTVGDFIDDVAPGDVVVIANGGRTDCTVWGDIMTQYALARGIAGTVIDGVCRDVNKALGEGYPLFTKGRFMRTGKDRVEVVAVNQPLSIGSARACARDIVVADANGVVIVPRERARAVAECARQIEQVEAQIREQIAHGKTLKEARNALGYHDLQRKSQ
- a CDS encoding RraA family protein, with product MNTPLLSRLSALDTNTVSDALDFLGLPGATVGLRPLWNCPKIVGRASTVQLAPKQDSAPTVHLITPVVASIESDDRVLVIAGGVEGISSWGDILANAARQKGIRGSVIDGFSRDIKGSEDIGYPVYGRGVTMISARNRLVQVDSGCAVTMAGVAVNEDDYVIADECGTVFVPAEVIEQVLDLAERIDRRQAGMVEAVRAGRSVESVMHDSQFEAIKAEQH
- a CDS encoding LysR family transcriptional regulator; its protein translation is MINFRLVRHLWLFLAVAEEQSFSRAAKRLGMSQPPLTEQIQILEHSLKLRLFERSRQGAKLTPAGAAILPAVRKFADQLERLELAVLEAVSGQAGVLTIGAITNAMIDVLPPLIDRFKAQHLQITVTVREIDSAEAIPALEAGDIDLAFARLEGNLGKDIRSMPLTEDRLAVAIPREHPLAARSRLTLASLSDEALVMSSRQVSPNYFDYLIGVCKANGLNPRVLHEVRSVSSQIAFVSCGQGVALVPASMKKLAPENVVLRPVSPRLSIVTTAVVWNSARSNPLVDALLEQLRGSVPG
- a CDS encoding alpha/beta hydrolase — protein: MTTQQEFDRSFVPLTLDGVDLQVAALHRAGDKAPILFLHGFGSTKEDYADIVRYAAFNGHPFLAYDAPGCGETTCSDLARIGIPLLVKTALAMLDQFGIQRFHLVGHSMGGLTSLMLAHQHPARVLSFVDIEGNIAPEDCFLSRQIHDYAQDDAERFFNDFIERTRHAPAYASALYAASLRHKVRAGAVRGIFESMVALSDHGELMEKFLALPCPRMFMYGEQNAHLSYLAYIQSQGVHLAEIRNCGHFPMYSNPTAMWERIAHLHHLSPTS
- a CDS encoding alanine/glycine:cation symporter family protein, with protein sequence MLEAINDFMSGKVLIVLIVGLGTYFTISSRFVQFRHFGHMFSVFKESIRGQAGQLSSFQALMLSLAGRVGAGNIAGVGLAVTLGGPGAVFWMWVTALVGMSSSFFECTLAQVYKRADGDGLYRGGPAYYIQHGLKLRWMALTFAVLLLVTYGFAFNGLQAFTVTHSLENAFGLPVQYTGIGLAVLLGLVFIGGIKRIASVSDLLVPVKTLAYIAVTCYVIISQIELVPDMLVTIVKSAFGLEPAFAGLLGSAIVMGVKRGVFANEAGLGSAPNVAAVAAVKHPAAQGVVQAFSVFLDTFVICTCTALLILLSGFYTPGFEGDGIVLTQNSLAAVVGEWGRVFISVALSLFVFTCILYNYYLGENALKFLAGRSRTALLGYRGLVLTLIYWGSMQNLGTVFAFADITMTCLAFVNLTALAMLVKVGLRVMRDYDEQRKAGMDQPVFDVSKFADLDLDRNAWPSRATEENELLSVAPTSINRA
- a CDS encoding lipoate--protein ligase family protein, whose translation is MSQIWRVSVEAGLEAERQLFDRVHAGEEEWGVLLWRPSDSALVMPRRLSRLPGFIAADISCAALGWPIALRDTGGEPVPQSPAVLNVALAYVVPLEDDEQSRMEAAYLRLCEPIRQWLSSMGLLPGLGEVPGAFCDGRFNVTLGRRKLVGTAQRWRRRAADNRLVVLVHGAILFEDQREAMVDVVNRFYQSCGLEQRCRAASHVSLDEWLAPAWQEAESLADWFEAPWEAWSPDKGSGDQIAFC
- a CDS encoding 2-oxo acid dehydrogenase subunit E2 translates to MGQMQTPTAGTGSTVPLKGMRKMIAAKMSESLQTAAQLTHHAECELTALQAKRAELKAAGSVVSLQDLLLFEIVRTLKDHPGLNATLTDNQITRHGSVHLGFAIPLPDDLLVAPALFDADQLDAEGLALARRALVDKALSGKLSVKELTGATVTVTNLGLSRVRFFTPILNVPQVAIIGLGGVQRRLQRDTDGSLVERDFMGLSLTFDHRAVNGAPAADFIDDLCQRIEGGELS